One window from the genome of Salvia splendens isolate huo1 chromosome 9, SspV2, whole genome shotgun sequence encodes:
- the LOC121749129 gene encoding sulfated surface glycoprotein 185-like: protein MPTLKLLQITIFLALFSSLIQADENPPNLENKCGDCPCDNPCTPKPSPPPPSPPPPSPPPPSPPPSNICPPPPAAPDEEIPPKSPNPPDEETPPKGPNPPSISINGPPGNVYSVIQTYSGGCRSFLVGNIPFLIISCLLWALAF from the coding sequence ATGCCCACTCTCAAACTCTTGCAAATCACAATTTTCCTAGCTTTATTTTCATCTCTAATCCAAGCTGATGAAAATCCACCTAATTTAGAGAACAAGTGTGGGGATTGCCCTTGTGACAATCCTTGTACCCCAAAGCCATCTCCACCGCCAccatctccgccgccgccatcgCCTCCGCCACCGTCTCCACCGCCGAGCAACATATGtccgccgccgcccgccgcGCCGGATGAAGAGATTCCTCCCAAGAGCCCAAACCCTCCGGATGAAGAGACACCTCCCAAGGGCCCAAACCCTCCATCCATATCCATTAATGGGCCGCCGGGAAATGTTTATTCGGTTATTCAGACCTATTCCGGAGGCTGCCGCAGCTTTTTGGTCGGAAATATTCCGTTCTTGATCATCAGCTGTTTGTTGTGGGCGCTAGCTTTTTGA